A portion of the Gigantopelta aegis isolate Gae_Host chromosome 10, Gae_host_genome, whole genome shotgun sequence genome contains these proteins:
- the LOC121383744 gene encoding glycine-rich cell wall structural protein-like, translating into MPSRWHRKMPSRWHERVHTRWHGRCLAGSMGGCLAGGMGGCIAGGMGEYLASDMGGCLAGGMGGCLAGGMGGCLAGCIGGYLGGGMGGYLGGGMGGCLADGMGEYLASGMGGCLAGGMGECLASGMGGCLAGGMGEYLASDMGGCLAGGMGGCLAGGMGVCLAGGIGGCLAGGMGGYLGGGMGGYLTSGMGGCLAGGMGGCLAGDMGGCLGDMGGYLAGGMRGY; encoded by the coding sequence ATGCCTAGCAGGTGGCATAGGAAGATGCCCAGCAGGTGGCATGAGAGGGTACACACTAGGTGGCATGGAAGATGCCTAGCAGGTAGCATGGGAGGATGCCTGGCAGGTGGCATGGGAGGATGTATAGCAGGTGGCATGGGAGAATACCTAGCAAGTGACATGGGAGGATGCCTAGCAGGTGGCATGGGAGGATGCCTAGCAGGTGGCATGGGAGGATGCCTAGCAGGTTGCATTGGAGGATACCTAGGAGGTGGCATGGGAGGATACCTAGGAGGTGGCATGGGAGGATGCCTAGCAGATGGCATGGGAGAATACCTAGCAAGTGGCATGGGAGGATGCCTAGCAGGTGGCATGGGAGAATGCCTAGCAAGTGGCATGGGAGGATGCCTAGCAGGTGGGATGGGAGAATACCTAGCAAGTGACATGGGAGGATGCCTAGCAGGTGGCATGGGAGGATGCCTAGCAGGTGGCATGGGAGTATGCCTAGCAGGTGGCATTGGAGGATGCCTAGCAGGTGGCATGGGAGGATACCTAGGAGGTGGCATGGGAGGATACCTAACAAGTGGCATGGGAGGATGCCTAGCAGGTGGCATGGGAGGATGCCTAGCAGGTGACATGGGAGGATGCCTAGGTGACATGGGAGGATACCTAGCAGGTGGCATGAGAGGATACTAA